A DNA window from Providencia huaxiensis contains the following coding sequences:
- a CDS encoding copper resistance protein NlpE N-terminal domain-containing protein — protein MKKSLMLVLMVTGSITLAGCQSATKNTDTAPVDKVYTGVLPCADCSGIEATLLVNQDGSYVEQLVYLGTRDGDTAFHDTGKWDIENNKLRATNPKGESTYFAQSADGQSVTLLDLEGNPIETQMNYTLDQVKPSKKVGQYRYMADAAVFKECDSGRQYAVSGIELEKAYGETGVDGGTPVYAEIEGYYTIRPSMEDGQFDAALVPTGAIKFDKTASCN, from the coding sequence ATGAAAAAATCACTAATGTTAGTCTTAATGGTGACTGGAAGCATTACGTTAGCTGGTTGCCAGAGTGCGACAAAAAATACCGATACAGCACCAGTCGATAAAGTGTATACAGGGGTTTTACCTTGCGCTGATTGCTCTGGTATTGAGGCAACATTGTTAGTTAACCAAGATGGTAGTTATGTTGAGCAACTCGTTTATTTAGGAACCCGAGATGGCGATACTGCTTTCCATGATACTGGTAAATGGGATATAGAAAATAACAAATTACGTGCAACTAATCCTAAAGGTGAAAGTACTTATTTTGCCCAATCGGCAGATGGCCAATCAGTGACCTTACTGGATTTAGAAGGTAATCCGATTGAAACACAGATGAATTATACACTAGACCAAGTTAAGCCAAGTAAAAAAGTGGGGCAGTACCGCTATATGGCAGATGCAGCTGTTTTCAAAGAGTGCGATAGTGGTCGCCAATACGCTGTTTCTGGTATTGAATTAGAAAAAGCATATGGTGAAACGGGGGTAGATGGTGGTACACCTGTCTACGCTGAAATTGAAGGTTATTATACAATCCGCCCTTCAATGGAAGATGGCCAGTTTGATGCTGCTTTAGTACCAACAGGTGCAATTAAATTCGACAAAACGGCTTCTTGTAACTAA
- the rof gene encoding Rho-binding antiterminator → MSTDTEYQPINCDDYEYLEIACQRQLKLQIALNDGMNIEGQASDLLLRKKVEYLIVETHEGTKELRLDCIISFSHPEIGTIVVDHSH, encoded by the coding sequence ATGTCTACAGATACTGAATATCAACCTATCAATTGTGATGATTACGAATATCTAGAAATCGCATGCCAACGTCAGCTAAAGTTGCAAATAGCACTTAATGACGGCATGAATATTGAGGGGCAGGCCAGTGATTTACTCCTACGAAAAAAAGTTGAGTACCTGATTGTTGAAACACATGAAGGAACCAAGGAGTTAAGATTGGATTGCATAATTTCCTTCAGTCATCCAGAAATCGGCACGATTGTTGTCGACCACTCTCACTAA